From the Danio aesculapii chromosome 9, fDanAes4.1, whole genome shotgun sequence genome, one window contains:
- the LOC130234582 gene encoding cilia- and flagella-associated protein 65-like encodes MLLFCCCLQQKTWAELVWEYWEPGLEYTKSLVLKSIHGKLQKLTFRPPSSKFFSTPFPQTIRLSPGTSFSLPVTFHPLEKCECVDAIEFECKEGTFQVCLRSVIPHHALDVPDTVILPPCAVQHCSQTSFLFQNSSKLQTVFRWFVDPPFQLSPETGQLKPGEERRVMVEFRPQQALVYKAEASCAFGTDGESRCAVLLCGLCEYLL; translated from the exons AAAACCTGGGCTGAGCTGGTCTGGGAATACTGGGAGCCAGGGTTAGAGTATACCAAATCTCTGGTCCTTAAAAGCATACATGGAAAACTCCAGAAACTCACATTCAG ACCGCCTTCATCCAAGTTCTTCAGCACACCATTTCCTCAGACCATCCGTCTGAGCCCAGGAACATCTTTCTCTCTTCCGGTTACTTTTCACCCTCTTGAGAAG TGTGAATGTGTGGACGCAATAGAGTTTGAGTGTAAAGAAGGCACATTCCAGGTGTGTCTGCGATCTGTGATTCCCCACCATGCACTGGATGTTCCAGACACAGTGATTCTTCCACCCTGTGCTGTTCAACACTGCTCCCAAACCAGCTTCCTCTTTCAGAATTCCAG TAAGCTACAGACAGTATTCAGGTGGTTTGTGGATCCTCCGTTCCAGCTGTCTCCTGAAACTGGACAGCTAAAGCCTGGAGAAGAGCGCAGGGTTATGGTAGAGTTTAGACCTCAGCAGGCTCTAGTGTACAAGGCTGAGGCCAGCTGTGCGTTTGGTACTGATGGAGAGAGCAGATGTGCTGTACTTCTGTGTGGGCTGTGTGAGTACCTACTGTAA